A window of the Thermoleophilaceae bacterium genome harbors these coding sequences:
- the clpP gene encoding ATP-dependent Clp endopeptidase proteolytic subunit ClpP, giving the protein MSPLVPMVVEQTSRGERAFDIYSRLLNERIVFLGTPVTDEIANLIVAQLLHLESEDPDKDISLYINSPGGSVYAGLAIYDTMQFIKPQVQTICVGIAMSMGALLLSGGAAGKRMALPNAKILIHQVSSSFQGQATDIEIHAKEIIDVRRRLDEILAKHTGQDLEKVARDTERDYFMSAEEAKEYNLIDRVITQH; this is encoded by the coding sequence ATGAGCCCCCTTGTCCCGATGGTCGTCGAGCAGACTTCGCGTGGAGAGCGCGCGTTCGACATCTATTCGCGCCTGCTCAACGAGCGCATCGTCTTCCTCGGCACCCCGGTCACCGACGAGATCGCGAACCTCATCGTGGCCCAGCTGCTCCACCTCGAGTCCGAGGATCCGGACAAGGACATCTCGCTCTACATCAACTCGCCGGGCGGCTCCGTGTACGCGGGCCTCGCGATCTACGACACGATGCAGTTCATCAAGCCGCAGGTCCAGACGATCTGCGTGGGCATCGCGATGTCGATGGGCGCACTGCTTCTGTCCGGTGGCGCGGCGGGCAAGCGGATGGCGCTGCCCAACGCGAAGATCCTGATCCACCAGGTGTCGTCCAGTTTCCAGGGCCAGGCCACGGACATCGAGATCCACGCGAAGGAGATCATCGACGTCCGGCGCCGTCTCGACGAGATCCTCGCCAAGCACACCGGCCAGGACCTAGAGAAAGTGGCCAGGGACACCGAACGCGACTACTTTATGAGTGCCGAAGAGGCGAAGGAATACAACCTCATCGACAGGGTGATCACCCAGCACTGA